A DNA window from Brassica napus cultivar Da-Ae chromosome C1, Da-Ae, whole genome shotgun sequence contains the following coding sequences:
- the LOC106432244 gene encoding RNA-binding protein 1-like translates to MDCDRYELFIGGIPRGTSEESLKQHFSRYGAVLGAVVAKEKATGQPRGFGFVRFANAYEVDKALRDSHYILGRAVDVKKAIPKHEHMRQQLNVQPYLSQVQQNNDGGVHEMLINGNNYHRTKKLFVGGLSSETTKEEFKTYFEKFGRITDVVVMHDSVTNRPRGFGFVTYDSENSVEIVMQSNFHELSNKRVEVKRAIPKEGIQINNGGNHSLPPTYNSFQTTPYVHGRNGYELTAQYPPVFAYHHGFQGFHYPYGYPVTAQGPTVPWNNLIMPPTPGFYCPPPPPPTTNAHCYLPYMNGFDHVGMSVTAFNAVPWPVGGDVMLGVFKNKDDPPLGGS, encoded by the exons ATGGATTGTGACCGATACGAGTTATTTATTGGAGGCATACCAAGAGGGACTAGTGAAGAGTCTCTGAAGCAGCATTTCAGTAGATATGGAGCGGTCTTGGGAGCTGTTGTTGCTAAGGAGAAAGCCACTGGCCAACCCAGAGGGTTTGGGTTTGTTCGCTTTGCCAATGCTTATGAAGTTGATAAAGCTCTAAGGGATTCTCATTACATTCTCGGTCGTGCC GTCGATGTTAAAAAGGCGATACCGAAACATGAACATATGAGACAACAACTTAACGTGCAACCATACTTGAGCCAAGTTCAACAGAACAACGATGGTGGTGTTCATGAGATGTTAATTAATGGGAATAACTACCATAGGACTAAGAAACTGTTTGTTGGGGGCTTATCGTCTGAGACGACTAAAGAAGAGTTCAAGACTTACTTTGAGAAGTTTGGTCGTATTACCGATGTGGTTGTGATGCATGACAGCGTAACAAACAGACCAaggggttttgggtttgtcaCATATGATTCAGAGAACTCTGTTGAGATCGTTATGCAGAGTAATTTCCATGAGTTGAGTAATAAGCGCGTGGAGGTGAAACGTGCAATACCTAAAGAAGGAATCCAGATCAATAACGGTGGGAATCATAGCCTTCCTCCTACCTACAACAGCTTTCAAACGACACCGTATGTGCATGGGAGAAATGGATATGAATTGACTGCTCAGTATCCTCCGGTCTTTGCTTATCATCATGGTTTCCAAGGCTTTCACTATCCTTATGGCTACCCGGTCACAGCTCAAGGACCTACCGTTCCATGGAATAACCTGATTATGCCACCCACACCGGGGTTTTACTGtccccctcctcctcctcccaccACCAACGCTCATTGTTATCTCCCTTACATGAACGGGTTTGATCATGTTGGTATGAGCGTCACTGCGTTCAATGCTGTACCATGGCCTGTAGGTGGTGatgtgatgttaggagttttcaag aacaaagatgatcccCCTCTTGGTGGCTcctag